The Zingiber officinale cultivar Zhangliang chromosome 10A, Zo_v1.1, whole genome shotgun sequence genome contains a region encoding:
- the LOC122028063 gene encoding uncharacterized protein LOC122028063, which produces MTRIWQGKLKRKDLEEVYDDFAEFSLSSPSRKIRRLDADLPPILEQGEPTSTSTCNQPFQQEESSASSSDVPTASVAMHVHPFDNERALVLYKPVEMSLMLSPEPTSFSLQINPSFMDGLNHVFKPRNLDSKNKDQPEGTQNNCFAVIPWIPSQVSSASVTEGYVSGSELTLEQKEAEDDEVAFMEIEEDRQQASGGLGSEGFHQQQQQHCLNAQLLPKSSNSVMWSW; this is translated from the exons ATGACTAGGATTTGGCAAGGAAAATTGAAGCGGAAGGACCTGGAGGAGGTGTACGATGATTTTGCAGAGTTTTCACTCTCCTCCCCTTCTAGAAAGATCAGAAGATTG GATGCCGATCTGCCACCGATTCTGGAACAGGGTGAGCCAACATCGACATCCACATGCAACCAGCCGTTTCAGCAAGAGGAAAGTAGTGCTAGTTCAAGTGATGTGCCTACAGCAAGTGTGGCCATGCATGTGCACCCATTTGATAATGAGAGAGCTCTTGTGCTTTACAAGCCTGTGGAAATGTCATTGATGTTGTCCCCTGAGCCAACTAGCTTTTCTCTGCAAATCAACCCAAGCTTTATGGATGGACTGA ATCATGTCTTCAAGCCAAGAAATCTAGATTCTAAGAATAAGGATCAACCAGAAGGAACCCAGAACAACTGCTTTGCGGTTATTCCATGGATACCATCTCAAGTATCTTCTGCAAGTGTAACTGAAGGATATGTGTCAGGGAGCGAGTTAACACTGGAGCAAAAAGAGGCTGAAGATGATGAAGTTGCTTTCATGGAAATTGAAGAAGATAGGCAGCAAGCCAGTGGTGGACTAGGCAGTGAGGGTTTCCATCAGCAACAGCAACAGCATTGCTTGAATGCTCAGCTCCTACCCAAGTCATCAAATTCTGTGATGTGGTCGTGGTGA